CGGTCCCAGATCTGACGGCTGGTCACGAACTTGCCTTCACGGCCGGCCAGGGGCGAGGTGTTGACGCAGAAATTCATGGTCAGCGTCGGCTCGTCCACCTTCAGCATGGGCAGTGGGCTGGGGTTGGCCGGGTCGGTCACGGTCACGCCGATGCCGATGTCCTCGATGCCGTTGATCAGCACGATGTTGCCGGGGCCGGCTTCGGTCACTTGCACGCGGTCCAGACCTTGGAAGGTCAGCACCTGGTTGATGCGGCCGTTGACGGACTTGCCGTCCGGGCCTTCCATCACGGCCACTTGCATGCCGGGCTTGATGGTGCCTTGGCTGATGCGGCCCACGCCGATACGGCCGACAAAGGTCGAAAAGTCCAGGGCCGAGATCTGCAGCTGCAGCGGGGCGGCCGGGTCACCCGATTGCGCGGGCACATGCTTGAGCACGGTGTTGAACAGGGCGGACATGTCCGGACCCCACTGCTCACCGGGCTTGCCTTCTTCCAGCGAGGTCCAGCCATTGATGCCCGAGGCGTACACGACCGGGAAGTCCAGCTGCTCATCGGTGGCGCCCAGCTTGTCGAACAGGTCGAAGGCGGCGTTGATCACGGCATCCGGCTTGGCACCGGGCTTGTCCACCTTGTTGACCACGACGATGGGCTTCAGACCCAGGGCCAGGGCCTTCTTGGTCACGAAGCGGGTCTGGGGCATCGGGCCTTCTTGGGCGTCGATCAGCAGCACCACACCGTCCACCATGCTCAGTGCGCGCTCGACTTCACCGCCGAAGTCCGCGTGTCCGGGGGTGTCGACGATGTTGATGTGGGTGCCTTCCCAGGACACGGCGCAGTTCTTGGCCAAGATCGTGATACCGCGCTCACGTTCGATGGCGTTGTTGTCCATCACCGTGTCGACGACTTTTTCGTGGTCGGCGAAGGTGCCGCTTTGGCGCAGCAATTGGTCGACCATGGTGGTTTTGCCATGGTCAACGTGGGCGATGATGGCGATGTTACGAATCTGCTTGCTCATACGACACTTTCAAAAAATTCTGGACTTCAGGCGGCTGGTGTACCCATGAGGCTTTGCACCTCGGCGGGACTCAGCAGCCGGTCGGCGATCAGCTCGCCGGCCTGGACATGGGCGCTGCCTAGAAAGGCTTGCGGCTCGGGGCCGTAGACCCGCACATGCGGGGCGTCGGCAGCGGCAACGCGGCGCCGCAGACCGGTGAGAAAGCGGGCGGCTTCGTCGCTGCTCAAACGCAGCTCGGGCCAATCCGCCAACAAAGAGTCGGGTGGGCGCAGCAAGGCTTCGCGCTCGCTTTCGGTCAGCGCCGCCAGGGCGTCCAGGCTGATGGCCTGTTCCACCGACACCGGGCCGGATGCGGTTCGACGCAGCGCACTCAATCGCGCGCCACAACCCAGCAAGCGACCGAGGTCTTCCGCCAGGGTGCGCACATAGGTGCCCTTGCTGCAGCGCACGGCAATCGCCAGCTCATCATCCTGCCAATGCAGGATGTCGAGCGCGTGAATGGTGACCTGACGCGATGGGCGCTCGATGGTGATGCCGGCGCGGGCGTATTCGTACAGCGGCCGGCCTTCATGCTTGAGGGCCGAGTACATCGGCGGCACCTGGGTGATCTCGCCGCGCAGCTGGGCGCAAGCGGCCTCGATCTGTTCGCGGCTCAGCTTCACCGGATGGCGCTCCAGCACCTCGCCTTCACCGTCGCCGGTGGTGGTGATCTCGCCAAGCTTGAGGGTGGCGGTGTAAGCCTTGTCGGCATCCAGGCTGACCTGGCTGAACTTGGTGCCGGCACCGAAGCACAGCGGCAGCAGGCCGGTAGCCAGCGGGTCCAGCGTGCCGGTATGGCCGGCCTTTTCCGCCCGCAGCAGCCATTTGGCTTTTTGCAGCGCGTCGTTGCTGGACAGACCCAGCGGCTTGTCAAGCAGCAGCACGCCGTGCAGGGCACGGCGCGGTGTCTTGACGCGCTGGGGACGGGTGTTCATGGTGGACAAAGAATCAGGGCTTCTCGAAGTTCACTCGGCGCGGTCGGTGGGCTTGCTCGCTTCCGCGGCAGCGTCGCCCTCAGCGGGCGCCTCGTCATCGAGGGCGCGCGTGGCATTGGCCTTGTGGATCAGCGCGCTCAACTCGGCCGCGCGCTCGATGCTGCGGTCGTAGTGGAAGTGCAAGCTGGGCACGGTGTGGATCTGCAGGCGCTTGAAGAGGCCGTTGCGCAAAAAACCGGCGGCTTCGTTCAAGGCTTCCGCGGTTTCGGTCGGATCGCCGACCAGCACCGAGAAGAACACCTTCGCATGCGCGTAGTCGGGCGTCACCTCGACGGCATTGACCGTGGCCATGCCGATGCGTGGGTCCTTGAGCTCGCGGATCAGCTCGGCCAGATCGCGCTGGATCTGGTCGGCCACGCGAAAGCTGCGGTTGGGGATGACTCGTTTGTGTCGCATCTCGGACTGCTCCTGTGCTGAGACTGCAGGCGGCGCCCCTCACAAACACAAACCCCGCCACTCTCGGGAGGGCGGGGTTTGCGCCGGTTGGGGCAACTCCGCTTTACAGCGTTCGCGCCACTTCCTTGACCTCGAAGAATTCCAGCTGATCGCCCTCGGCGATGTCGCTGTAGTTCTTCAGCTTGATACCGCACTCGAAGCCTTCGCGGACTTCGCGCACATCGTCCTTCATGCGCTTGAGCGTGTCGATCTCGCCGGTGTAGATCACCACGTTGTCGCGCAGCAGGCGGAAGCGTGCCGAACGGTTGACCACGCCCGAAGTGACCATACAGCCGGCAATGGTGCCGATCTTGGTCGCCACGAACACGGTGCG
This region of Paucibacter aquatile genomic DNA includes:
- the typA gene encoding translational GTPase TypA — translated: MSKQIRNIAIIAHVDHGKTTMVDQLLRQSGTFADHEKVVDTVMDNNAIERERGITILAKNCAVSWEGTHINIVDTPGHADFGGEVERALSMVDGVVLLIDAQEGPMPQTRFVTKKALALGLKPIVVVNKVDKPGAKPDAVINAAFDLFDKLGATDEQLDFPVVYASGINGWTSLEEGKPGEQWGPDMSALFNTVLKHVPAQSGDPAAPLQLQISALDFSTFVGRIGVGRISQGTIKPGMQVAVMEGPDGKSVNGRINQVLTFQGLDRVQVTEAGPGNIVLINGIEDIGIGVTVTDPANPSPLPMLKVDEPTLTMNFCVNTSPLAGREGKFVTSRQIWDRLQKELQHNVALRVKETDEDGIFEVCGRGELHLTILLENMRREGYELAVSKPRVMFQDIDGVKCEPMELVTADVEEAHQGGVMQALGLRKGEMLNMEPDGHGRVRLEYRIPARGLIGFSNEFMNLTRGSGLISSIFDGYEAHKGEIGGRKNGVLISMDEGEIFTYALGKLDDRGRMFVKPNDPVYEGMIVGIHSRDNDLVVNATRTKQLTNFRVSGKEDAIKITPPIDLTLEYGVDFIDDDELVEITPKSVRLRKRFLTENERKRAARS
- the truB gene encoding tRNA pseudouridine(55) synthase TruB; this encodes MNTRPQRVKTPRRALHGVLLLDKPLGLSSNDALQKAKWLLRAEKAGHTGTLDPLATGLLPLCFGAGTKFSQVSLDADKAYTATLKLGEITTTGDGEGEVLERHPVKLSREQIEAACAQLRGEITQVPPMYSALKHEGRPLYEYARAGITIERPSRQVTIHALDILHWQDDELAIAVRCSKGTYVRTLAEDLGRLLGCGARLSALRRTASGPVSVEQAISLDALAALTESEREALLRPPDSLLADWPELRLSSDEAARFLTGLRRRVAAADAPHVRVYGPEPQAFLGSAHVQAGELIADRLLSPAEVQSLMGTPAA
- the rbfA gene encoding 30S ribosome-binding factor RbfA, whose translation is MRHKRVIPNRSFRVADQIQRDLAELIRELKDPRIGMATVNAVEVTPDYAHAKVFFSVLVGDPTETAEALNEAAGFLRNGLFKRLQIHTVPSLHFHYDRSIERAAELSALIHKANATRALDDEAPAEGDAAAEASKPTDRAE